In the genome of Massilia sp. W12, the window GATGTGTTCTTCTACACTGAAGTTGCCGGCGGCAAAACGCATAAAATCGATACCGAATCGGAGTTTTCTCCCAATACCCTTGAATTAATGTTCGAGTCCGGGAAAAATTATTTCATTCGTCAATTCATCAAGATGGGCGTATTTGTGGGCGGCGCCGGATTAGAGCAAATCCCTGAAGAGGAAGGCAAAAAAGCTGTTACTAAACTTGAAATGGCGAAGCCGGGTAAATGCAGCGCGGCGCGATAAGCGCCGTGATCTGAGCACTACTGCTGTTAAGCCAGGGCGCCCACACCGGCATTCGCAGGCATACAGAAATCTGTTCCTGCCGCTTGCCGCGTGAAGCGTCCGCCAGATTCCACCGGTCATACGCAGCAAACCGCGCTATGCCGGTGACGCCAGCGCTGAAACGCGTAAAGCCGGCGTTTTTCTTGCGCACATACAGGCAGCGCGCCAAGCTCAGCGATCCGCCACAAACCACACTTTGCAAATCCCCTCTGCGCACACCTCATAAATCGCCGCGCATTCCAGCAGCGGGCCGTCTGCGCTGATCCGCACCGCTTCCTGATCGATCACTTTATTGCCAAACACCATGCGATTGAGCAGGGCCGCGTGCAACCAGGGCAGATTGAAGCGCTTATCGCGGTAATGCGCCGCCATCGCTTCGCGCCCGCTTAAAAACGGACTGGCTTCGCCCAGGCGGAATAGTTGCACATCGGCAGTGTATTCGCGCACAAAAGCCTGTACATCGCGCGCGTTGTAGGCGTCCAGTTGGCGTTGCGCGAAGCCGGCGGGATCATATGGCAGAGGCATGTGGCATCCTGTCAGTGAAAGGCAATCTCAAGCGGCGCCGGGGGCCGGGTAATCAACTTCCAGAACCGTCAATTCTTCCAGGCCGGACGGCGTGCGCAGGCTGACGGCGTCGCCTTCGCGCGCCTTATTCAGCGCGCGCGCCACCGGCGAGATCCAGGAAATATCGCCGTGAATCGGGTCAATCTCATCAATCCCGACGATGCGCACTTTGTGTTCCGTCCCATCCGCCGTTTCATACACGACTGTGGCGCCGAAATAGATTTGATCCTTGCCATGATGCACCGAGGAATCGACCACCTCCGCCGATTCGATGCGTTTGATGAGAAAACGGATGCGCCGGTCGATCTGGCGCAGACGGCGCTTGCCGTACAGATAATCGCCATTTTCCGACCGGTCGCCGTTCGAGGCGGCCCAGGACACCACTTGCACCACCTCAGGCCGCTCGATGTCGATCAATTGCAACAGCTCATCTTTCATACGCTGATAGCCGGCCGGGGTGATGTAGTTCTTCGTTCCTGCGGGCAGCGGCGGCAGTGCGCCGTCTTCCTCGTCGTCTTCTGTGTTTTCTTTGACAAATGCTTTATTCATCCTGGTATTGTAGCGTCTGATGCGGCTTACTGCTTGGGTGAATACCAATGAAAAGGCAAAGCTTGAAATGAAGCGGGAGACAGCACAAACAGCAGCCAAGGCGCGTGAAGCGGAGCGCTTGCGCATAGCCCAGGATTTGCATGACGCGTTCGGCGGCAATCTGACCGCCGCCGCCCTCTTGCTGGTGAAAATCAGCCACGAAATTCCCGCCGCCACACCAGAACAGGCGCACACACTGTTGCAATTACGCGAATTGATTTCAGACAGCAAGCATCAATTACAACAAGTGATTTTTGACTTGCGCCCCCCGGAATTAAGCCAGGGATTGGAAAGCGCCCTGAAAAATCTGTGTGAAAAATGGCAAGCTTACACGGGCATTGTTTGTCATTTGGAATTTTCCACAGAGCAATCACTTTCCAATCAGGAAACATCACCTGCCCTGCAGATGCACCCGGAACAAGCCCTTGCCCTATACCGCATCGTGCAGGAAGGCTTGCACAATATCGCGCAACACGCAAAAGCGGCGCATGCCAGCGTCGAATTGCGGCTTGCTGACAACAGCATCGCCCTCAAAATCACTGATAATGGCGCAACGGCAGTCAAGCCATGCAGCAGCAAACCCGGGACGAAAGGCCAGGGTTTGCACGGCATGCAAGAGCGCATCAATGCCTGGGGCGGTGAATTGCATTGGGAAGTCCTGCAGCAAGACGGGCGGGATAGCGGCAAAGCGCTTTGTCTGAGCATGCCCTTGCAACCGGCTTAGGCAAGGCCATGCCGCCAGGGTGGCGGCGGCACTCCAAACAAGGTGACAGGCATGGGGCAGCTTCATTCGATCAGAGTGTTATTAGCGGACGATCACGGTGCGATCCGCGCCGGTTTGGCGCACATCGTGCAAACCCAGCAGGATATGCAAGTGGCGGGGGTGGCGGAAAACGGGCTGGAGGCGGTGAAACTGGCGCGCAGCCATCCGGATGCGCATGTGATGTTGCTCGATATTGCGCTGCCGGATAAAAGCGGTCTGGAAGTCTTAAAGCAAATCCGCAAAGACAATCCATTCTTGCAGGTCTTGATGTTTTCCATGTATCGCGAAGACCAGTATGCGATGCGTTGCCTGAAAGCCGGGGCCGCCGGCTATTTGAGCAAGGAAGCGGAGCCGGAAGAAATTGTGGCGGCCTTGCGTCAAGTGGCGGGCGGGCAAAAATATATCAGCGCGCAACTGGCGCAGGAATTGGCGCGCAGCCTGGGTGAAGGCCACAATGAAAACCTGCACGAAGGCTTATCCGACCGCGAATATCAAACCCTGACCATGATTGCGTCCGGCAAAACCGTGAGCACCATCGCCAAAGAGCTTTCGCTCTCGGTCAAAACCATCAGTGAATACCGTTCCCGTCTGCTATTGAAAATGAAGCTGAAAAACAGCGCGGAATTGACGCACTATGCGATCAAGCATCATCTGGTGGAATAATCCTGCAACGCGACCGGGGCGCATCATTGCGACAGCATTCCATTAACAATTGTTTACTTTTTACACCAATGCTGTTACATTTTAGACCGTGTCAGTCAGGTGCTTCCCTGCTCTGCTTGCGCACCAAGCAAAACTCACAGCACCACGTTTCATCTTGATTGCACTCCCTCAGTAATACAATCACACGGCAAGCATGCAGCAACGCCGGTTCCACATTCAATCATCAGGAAAACACAATGAAACTTGCAATCATCTCCGCCAGCCTGTGCCTGGCGTTTTGCTGCGACGCAGCCGCCGCACAAACCGTCAGCGCGCAACTGACCGTCGATAATGAATTCTGGCTGTATACCGGCAGCGCGGATGGCGCCAATCTGACCCTGCGCGGCACGGGCAATAACCACAACATCTCCTATTCCTTCACTTTCAACGTCGCCCCGGGCGAACATCTGTTTATCGCGGCGCGCGACTGGGGCGGTCCGCAAGCCTGGCAAGGCGTTTTCAACACCCCAAGCGGCATGCTGTACTCGAGTATCAACAGCTGGCAATATGCAATTGCGCCGAACAATGACGCCAGTCAGACTGCCGTGCAAAGCGCCGTCGCCAATGCGACCTGGGCCAATCCGCAAGCCCAAGTTTCTTACAATTCTTACCCTTGGGGCGCGTCCGTCAATAATCCAAATGCGAATTGGATGTGGCATGACAATGTTTTCTATAACAGCAGCAGCGATGGCCGCTATGCTATTTTCCGCACCAAAGATGCTGTAGCCGCAGTGCCGGAAGCGCAAACGTATATGATGATGCTGGCAGGTTTGCTGGGTCTGGCGGCACTGGCCAAGCGCAAACAAGCTTAATTGTTACAAGCGGCAGACGGCACGCGCCGTCTGCTGTTCCACACGCTTCTTCACTCCTGCCAAACCTGATTTTTTTCCTGAATCACGGCTTTGCGGTCTTCAATGCGGTATTTCAGGTGATAACAATCGCGTTGATAAGCCGCATGCGCGGCTTGCAGCGCATCGGCCTTG includes:
- a CDS encoding DUF2846 domain-containing protein produces the protein MKIIPVLMLSATLALSGCASVDMASKAESAKAKEFNAPSQGNAGVYIYRDSFVGKALKKDVWVDGKCIGESAPDVFFYTEVAGGKTHKIDTESEFSPNTLELMFESGKNYFIRQFIKMGVFVGGAGLEQIPEEEGKKAVTKLEMAKPGKCSAAR
- a CDS encoding nuclear transport factor 2 family protein — protein: MPLPYDPAGFAQRQLDAYNARDVQAFVREYTADVQLFRLGEASPFLSGREAMAAHYRDKRFNLPWLHAALLNRMVFGNKVIDQEAVRISADGPLLECAAIYEVCAEGICKVWFVADR
- the greB gene encoding transcription elongation factor GreB — translated: MNKAFVKENTEDDEEDGALPPLPAGTKNYITPAGYQRMKDELLQLIDIERPEVVQVVSWAASNGDRSENGDYLYGKRRLRQIDRRIRFLIKRIESAEVVDSSVHHGKDQIYFGATVVYETADGTEHKVRIVGIDEIDPIHGDISWISPVARALNKAREGDAVSLRTPSGLEELTVLEVDYPAPGAA
- a CDS encoding histidine kinase: MKRETAQTAAKAREAERLRIAQDLHDAFGGNLTAAALLLVKISHEIPAATPEQAHTLLQLRELISDSKHQLQQVIFDLRPPELSQGLESALKNLCEKWQAYTGIVCHLEFSTEQSLSNQETSPALQMHPEQALALYRIVQEGLHNIAQHAKAAHASVELRLADNSIALKITDNGATAVKPCSSKPGTKGQGLHGMQERINAWGGELHWEVLQQDGRDSGKALCLSMPLQPA
- a CDS encoding response regulator transcription factor, with product MGQLHSIRVLLADDHGAIRAGLAHIVQTQQDMQVAGVAENGLEAVKLARSHPDAHVMLLDIALPDKSGLEVLKQIRKDNPFLQVLMFSMYREDQYAMRCLKAGAAGYLSKEAEPEEIVAALRQVAGGQKYISAQLAQELARSLGEGHNENLHEGLSDREYQTLTMIASGKTVSTIAKELSLSVKTISEYRSRLLLKMKLKNSAELTHYAIKHHLVE
- a CDS encoding PEP-CTERM sorting domain-containing protein — encoded protein: MKLAIISASLCLAFCCDAAAAQTVSAQLTVDNEFWLYTGSADGANLTLRGTGNNHNISYSFTFNVAPGEHLFIAARDWGGPQAWQGVFNTPSGMLYSSINSWQYAIAPNNDASQTAVQSAVANATWANPQAQVSYNSYPWGASVNNPNANWMWHDNVFYNSSSDGRYAIFRTKDAVAAVPEAQTYMMMLAGLLGLAALAKRKQA